The proteins below are encoded in one region of Holophagaceae bacterium:
- a CDS encoding CHAD domain-containing protein gives MHGVEFAVLLHRALEARVQELNDASAAEGGFGDPTVVHRVRVACRRLRAVIRLLDEEAYPRLHDRAQALRGFTKALGVVRDLDVQIAGLDALRAAAPQPLHKAALEHMLEIAARRRRKRLEALDGKAPGFAKLLKVPSLPNPFEGPSVVLSAWSHLQPSISAALSGLSGLREQEDIKALHESRIQVKRLRDTMEALALAFPAEPTGFLMELRAMQTALGDHHDQAALENLLRKNQDRLAGADRPVLSASLFEVLETVVEARRQAFERFRALEGPWDDGEFSARVQALLGVNAA, from the coding sequence ATGCATGGTGTGGAGTTCGCTGTCCTGCTTCATCGGGCCCTGGAGGCCCGGGTGCAGGAACTGAACGATGCTTCGGCGGCCGAAGGCGGGTTCGGCGACCCCACGGTCGTCCACCGCGTCCGGGTGGCCTGCCGCCGCCTGCGGGCGGTAATCAGGCTGTTGGACGAGGAAGCCTATCCCCGCCTCCACGACCGTGCCCAGGCCCTGCGCGGTTTCACCAAGGCCCTGGGGGTGGTGCGGGACCTGGACGTCCAAATCGCCGGCCTGGACGCGCTCCGCGCGGCGGCCCCGCAACCGCTCCACAAGGCCGCCCTGGAGCACATGCTGGAGATCGCGGCCCGGCGACGCCGGAAGCGGCTGGAGGCCCTGGATGGCAAGGCGCCGGGCTTCGCCAAGCTCCTGAAAGTGCCCAGTCTGCCGAATCCATTCGAGGGGCCTTCGGTGGTGCTCTCCGCCTGGTCCCATCTCCAGCCTTCCATCAGCGCGGCGCTTTCTGGCCTTTCCGGGTTGCGGGAGCAGGAGGATATCAAGGCGCTCCATGAATCGAGGATCCAGGTGAAGCGCCTCCGGGACACCATGGAGGCCCTGGCCCTGGCCTTCCCCGCCGAGCCGACGGGGTTCCTGATGGAACTCCGGGCCATGCAGACCGCGCTGGGCGACCACCATGATCAGGCGGCCCTGGAAAACCTGCTCCGCAAGAACCAGGATCGGTTGGCGGGGGCCGATCGCCCGGTGCTCTCCGCGAGCCTTTTCGAAGTGCTCGAAACGGTGGTGGAGGCCCGGCGCCAGGCCTTTGAACGGTTCCGCGCCCTGGAGGGTCCCTGGGACGACGGGGAGTTCTCCGCCCGGGTTCAGGCGCTGTTGGGGGTCAACGCCGCATGA
- the uvrA gene encoding excinuclease ABC subunit UvrA, with translation MDAIHIKGAREHNLKNFDLTLPRNQLVVITGLSGSGKSSLAFDTLYAEGQRRYVESLSAYARQFLDQMEKPDVDSIEGLSPAISIEQKTTSKNPRSTVATVTEIYDYLRLLFARAGKPQCMACAQPIASQTIQEMADQILAQPEGTKLQILAPVVRGRKGEFRKMLQDLMKRGYIRARVNGKMLDLTDGVPDLDKQKKHTIEVVIDRVKVAEGTSTRLADSLEIACNLSEGAALVDFDGREVLFSSKLACNNAKCARFGLGLPELEPRSFSFNSPYGACDTCDGLGFKRQFAEELIIPNTGLSINDGAIQASGWKSVSEDGWRAQFMEQLARALKFSLDTPWKKLPEQVRDIILHGMNKQMKFIYEKGKNRYEFMHHFEGVIGNLERRYRETSSEDIREEMEQSMRITPCEKCRGQRLKPEVLSVFVAGRNIAEIVQQSVRDARVWFADMGLEGKDAIIAEKVLKEIRERLGFLDDVGLGYLTLDRGAATLSGGEGQRIRLATQIGSKLQGVMYVLDEPSIGLHQRDNQKLLKTLMEMRDLGNSVLVVEHDLETILSADYVVDMGPGAGEHGGYVVAQGTPGDVAKNEASITGHFLSGKDSIPVPRKRRKPERDHIELLGAEENNLKQVDVNFPIGLFTCVTGVSGSGKSTLVNEILYKALANKLHQGVHVVGKHRKIAGLEQIDKVIAIDQAPIGRTPRSNPATYTGLFTPLRELFSQLPESKARGYMPGRYSFNVKGGRCEKCEGDGVIKIEMHFLPDIYVTCEQCKGKRYNRETLEVHYKGKSISDVLAMNVEEAFEIFAPIPVLANKLQTLLDVGLGYIRLGQSATTLSGGEAQRVKLAKELSKRATGRTLYILDEPTTGLHLKDIQKLLEVLNRLTDAGNTLLVIEHNLDVIKTADWVIDLGPEGGAEGGRIIAAGTPEQIAKSKLSVTGKYLKPYLV, from the coding sequence ATGGACGCGATCCACATCAAGGGTGCCCGCGAGCACAACCTGAAGAACTTCGACCTGACGCTGCCGCGCAACCAACTGGTGGTCATCACGGGACTCAGCGGCAGCGGCAAGTCGAGCCTGGCCTTCGACACCCTCTACGCCGAGGGCCAGCGGCGCTACGTGGAGTCCCTGTCCGCCTACGCCAGGCAGTTCCTGGACCAGATGGAAAAGCCCGACGTGGATTCCATCGAGGGCCTGAGCCCCGCCATCTCCATCGAGCAGAAGACCACCTCGAAGAATCCGCGCTCCACCGTGGCCACCGTCACGGAGATCTACGATTACCTGCGCCTGCTCTTCGCCCGGGCCGGCAAGCCCCAGTGCATGGCCTGCGCCCAGCCCATCGCCTCCCAGACCATCCAGGAGATGGCCGATCAGATCCTGGCGCAGCCCGAAGGCACCAAGCTGCAGATCCTCGCGCCGGTGGTGCGGGGCCGGAAAGGCGAATTCAGGAAGATGCTCCAGGACCTCATGAAGCGCGGCTACATCCGGGCCCGCGTGAATGGCAAGATGCTGGACCTCACGGATGGCGTCCCTGATCTCGACAAGCAGAAAAAACACACCATCGAGGTGGTCATCGACCGCGTGAAGGTGGCCGAAGGCACCAGCACGCGCCTGGCGGATTCGCTGGAGATCGCCTGCAACCTGAGCGAAGGCGCGGCCCTGGTGGACTTTGACGGCCGGGAAGTGTTGTTCTCATCCAAGCTTGCCTGCAACAACGCGAAGTGCGCCCGCTTCGGGCTGGGCCTGCCGGAACTGGAGCCCCGCAGTTTCTCTTTCAACTCACCCTACGGCGCCTGCGATACCTGCGATGGCCTTGGCTTCAAGCGCCAGTTCGCCGAGGAGCTGATCATCCCCAACACGGGCCTCAGCATCAATGACGGCGCCATCCAGGCGAGCGGGTGGAAGAGCGTTTCCGAGGACGGCTGGCGCGCGCAATTCATGGAACAATTGGCGCGGGCGCTGAAATTCAGCCTGGACACGCCCTGGAAGAAGCTGCCGGAACAGGTGCGCGACATCATCCTGCATGGCATGAACAAGCAGATGAAATTCATCTACGAGAAGGGCAAGAACCGCTACGAATTCATGCACCATTTCGAAGGCGTCATCGGCAATCTGGAACGCCGCTACCGCGAGACCAGCAGCGAGGACATCCGCGAGGAAATGGAGCAGTCCATGCGGATCACGCCCTGCGAGAAATGCCGCGGGCAGCGCCTGAAGCCCGAAGTGCTGTCGGTCTTCGTGGCGGGGCGGAACATCGCCGAGATCGTGCAGCAGAGCGTCCGGGATGCCCGTGTCTGGTTCGCGGACATGGGGCTGGAAGGCAAGGACGCGATCATCGCCGAAAAGGTATTGAAGGAGATCCGGGAACGGTTGGGCTTCCTGGATGACGTGGGCCTGGGCTACCTGACGCTGGACCGCGGCGCCGCGACGCTTTCCGGCGGCGAGGGCCAGCGCATCCGCCTGGCCACCCAGATCGGTTCGAAGCTCCAGGGCGTGATGTACGTGCTGGATGAACCCAGCATCGGCCTGCATCAACGGGACAACCAGAAGCTGCTGAAAACCCTCATGGAGATGCGCGATCTCGGCAATTCGGTGCTCGTGGTGGAACACGATCTGGAAACGATCCTGAGCGCCGATTACGTGGTGGACATGGGACCTGGGGCGGGCGAGCACGGCGGCTACGTGGTGGCCCAGGGCACCCCCGGCGACGTGGCGAAAAACGAAGCTTCCATCACCGGCCATTTCCTGTCGGGCAAGGATTCCATTCCCGTGCCCCGAAAGCGGCGCAAACCCGAGCGGGACCACATCGAATTGCTGGGCGCCGAAGAAAACAATCTGAAGCAGGTGGACGTGAATTTCCCCATCGGCCTGTTCACCTGCGTCACCGGCGTGAGCGGCAGCGGCAAGAGCACCCTGGTGAACGAGATCCTCTACAAGGCCCTGGCCAACAAGCTGCACCAGGGCGTCCACGTGGTGGGCAAGCACAGGAAGATCGCAGGACTCGAGCAGATCGACAAGGTCATCGCCATCGACCAGGCCCCCATCGGCCGCACGCCGCGCTCCAATCCGGCGACCTACACGGGGCTGTTCACGCCGCTGCGCGAGCTGTTCTCCCAGCTTCCGGAAAGCAAGGCCCGGGGCTACATGCCGGGCCGCTACAGCTTCAACGTCAAGGGCGGGCGCTGCGAAAAGTGCGAGGGCGACGGCGTCATCAAGATCGAAATGCACTTCCTGCCGGATATCTACGTCACCTGCGAGCAGTGCAAGGGCAAGCGCTACAACCGCGAAACACTGGAAGTTCACTACAAGGGCAAGAGCATTTCCGATGTGCTTGCCATGAACGTGGAGGAGGCATTCGAGATCTTCGCGCCCATCCCGGTGCTGGCCAACAAACTGCAGACGCTCCTGGACGTGGGCCTGGGCTATATCCGCCTGGGCCAAAGCGCCACGACCCTGAGCGGCGGCGAGGCCCAGCGGGTGAAGCTCGCCAAGGAACTGAGCAAGCGCGCCACGGGCCGCACGCTCTACATCCTGGACGAGCCCACCACGGGCCTGCATCTCAAGGACATCCAGAAGCTGCTCGAAGTCCTGAACCGCCTCACCGACGCAGGCAACACGCTGCTGGTCATCGAACACAATCTCGATGTCATCAAGACCGCCGACTGGGTGATCGATCTGGGTCCCGAAGGCGGAGCCGAAGGCGGCCGCATCATCGCCGCCGGCACCCCCGAACAGATCGCCAAGAGCAAGCTCAGCGTGACCGGAAAATACTTGAAACCGTACCTGGTCTAG
- a CDS encoding trypsin-like peptidase domain-containing protein — MHWHEAYEKVLPHILRIETPDGAGTGFLFGYNADRSLAAIATAAHVVDRAHAWKQPIKIIHHTSGQEVFLQGHERVVFLDRKRDSASILVPTGTLPLPESPLPLMDVKQIKKVGVVLAWVGFPSVAYPELCFFTGSVSAFLFNDDCYLIDGVAINGVSGGPVFDALTGNQPELVGSISAYISNRVGGASLPGLLRAQDITSFHEALQTVRSLDEARKMEEEQSKDQPPSVSPEN, encoded by the coding sequence ATGCATTGGCACGAAGCATACGAAAAGGTACTGCCACACATTCTTCGCATAGAGACACCAGATGGAGCAGGGACTGGGTTTTTATTTGGTTATAACGCTGACAGGTCACTAGCGGCAATTGCCACAGCTGCTCATGTGGTGGATAGAGCTCACGCTTGGAAGCAACCCATCAAAATAATTCACCACACCTCTGGTCAGGAAGTCTTCCTACAAGGCCATGAACGCGTTGTCTTCCTTGATCGGAAACGCGATTCCGCAAGTATTCTAGTCCCCACCGGGACTCTTCCTCTTCCGGAAAGTCCTCTTCCTCTAATGGATGTAAAACAAATCAAGAAAGTTGGTGTTGTTTTGGCCTGGGTCGGTTTCCCGTCCGTTGCATATCCAGAACTTTGCTTCTTCACTGGATCTGTCAGTGCCTTTTTATTTAATGACGATTGCTATCTAATTGATGGAGTGGCGATCAACGGGGTCAGTGGTGGTCCAGTCTTCGATGCATTGACTGGCAATCAACCAGAGCTTGTAGGTTCTATTTCTGCATATATCTCCAATCGTGTTGGCGGAGCCTCTCTACCAGGGTTGCTACGAGCCCAGGACATCACTTCGTTCCATGAAGCGCTCCAAACTGTTAGGTCACTCGATGAAGCTCGTAAAATGGAAGAAGAGCAGTCAAAAGATCAACCTCCTTCTGTGTCCCCCGAAAACTAA
- a CDS encoding M61 family metallopeptidase: MRRLLFGLSFSVALVAQSPNAAPSPIAIALDATDATRHILHAKLSIPAKPGPLTLLYPKWIPGEHGPTGPAADLVNLRFTANGKILAWRRDLVDMNALHLDVPQGASDVEASLDFISPTSATGFSSGASVTDKLAMLSWNQVLLYPKGAQSDSITYHASLKLPAGWNFGTALESAGNAGGTVTFKPVSLTTLVDSPVLAGANFRKVDLGTSMGRAHFLDLAADSAEALAMTPETTQHFKNLVAESGVLFGARHYAHYDFLYTLSDNVAHFGLEHHESSDDRTAERSLIDPQLLKTTSGLLPHEMVHSWNGKYRRPAGLATGNFDAPMKGDLLWVYEGLTTYLGSILTARSGLWTAQDYRDDLAILSAALDRSPGRSWRPLQDTCDGAQMLYGAAEAGSSLRRSVDFYPEGQLIWLEVDTSIRELTKNQKSLDDFCRAFYGAPSGAPTLKTYTFEDVVATLNQVAPHGWAAFLRSRLDSLDVRAPLGGVERSGWKLTFADEPTDYWKDREQAEKYLDVSHSVGLLLSIEGMVSEALPASPAANAGLIPGMKLLAVNGRKWSGEGLHQAIKDSKSSTAPMEFITENGSFVKVFKVDYHGGERYPRLTRIEGTQDRLTEILAAQSH, encoded by the coding sequence ATGCGCCGATTGCTCTTTGGACTATCGTTCTCCGTCGCCCTGGTGGCGCAGAGCCCAAATGCGGCCCCTTCTCCCATTGCCATCGCCCTGGATGCCACCGATGCCACCCGCCACATCCTCCACGCCAAGCTCAGCATTCCTGCCAAGCCCGGACCCTTGACGCTGCTCTACCCCAAATGGATCCCCGGTGAACATGGGCCCACGGGTCCCGCCGCGGATCTGGTCAACCTGCGCTTCACCGCCAACGGCAAGATCCTGGCCTGGCGGCGGGATCTGGTGGATATGAATGCCCTCCATCTCGACGTGCCCCAGGGCGCCAGCGATGTGGAGGCGAGCCTGGATTTCATCTCGCCCACCAGCGCGACGGGCTTCTCCTCTGGCGCTTCAGTGACGGATAAACTGGCGATGCTGAGTTGGAATCAGGTGCTGCTCTATCCAAAAGGTGCGCAGAGCGATTCCATCACCTACCACGCGAGTCTCAAGCTGCCGGCCGGGTGGAACTTCGGCACTGCGTTGGAATCAGCCGGCAACGCGGGCGGAACGGTCACCTTCAAGCCGGTGAGCCTCACCACGCTGGTGGATTCACCGGTACTGGCGGGGGCGAATTTCAGGAAAGTGGACCTGGGTACAAGCATGGGGCGGGCCCATTTTCTCGACCTCGCCGCTGACAGCGCAGAAGCCCTGGCCATGACTCCAGAGACCACTCAGCACTTCAAGAATCTGGTGGCGGAAAGCGGCGTCCTATTTGGTGCGAGGCACTACGCCCATTACGATTTTCTCTACACGCTAAGCGACAATGTGGCGCATTTCGGGCTGGAACATCACGAGAGCAGCGACGACCGCACCGCCGAACGCTCTCTGATCGATCCGCAGCTGCTGAAGACGACCTCGGGATTGTTGCCCCACGAGATGGTCCATAGCTGGAACGGCAAGTATCGCCGGCCCGCGGGCCTTGCCACAGGCAATTTCGATGCGCCCATGAAGGGTGACCTGCTCTGGGTCTACGAGGGTCTCACGACCTACCTGGGTTCGATTCTGACCGCCCGGAGCGGCCTCTGGACGGCGCAGGATTACCGGGATGACCTGGCCATCCTGTCCGCGGCGCTGGACCGGTCTCCGGGCCGCTCCTGGCGGCCCTTGCAGGACACTTGCGACGGGGCGCAGATGCTGTATGGCGCAGCCGAGGCTGGCAGCTCCCTGAGGCGGAGCGTGGACTTCTACCCCGAAGGCCAGCTCATCTGGCTCGAGGTGGACACTTCCATCCGTGAACTCACCAAGAACCAGAAATCCCTCGATGATTTCTGCCGCGCTTTTTACGGGGCTCCCAGCGGAGCGCCCACCTTGAAGACGTACACATTCGAGGACGTGGTGGCCACGTTGAACCAAGTGGCGCCGCATGGCTGGGCGGCATTCCTGCGCAGCCGACTGGACAGCCTCGACGTCCGCGCGCCCCTGGGTGGCGTCGAGCGCAGCGGCTGGAAACTTACCTTCGCCGACGAGCCCACAGACTATTGGAAGGACAGGGAGCAGGCGGAGAAGTATTTGGATGTGAGCCATTCCGTCGGCCTTCTCCTGAGCATCGAAGGCATGGTCAGCGAGGCGCTTCCAGCCTCGCCGGCGGCGAATGCCGGACTCATCCCCGGCATGAAACTCCTCGCGGTGAATGGGCGGAAGTGGTCGGGCGAAGGGCTGCATCAGGCCATCAAGGATTCCAAAAGCTCCACCGCGCCGATGGAGTTCATCACGGAGAACGGCTCCTTCGTGAAGGTGTTCAAAGTGGACTACCATGGGGGCGAACGCTATCCCCGGCTCACGCGCATCGAGGGCACGCAAGACCGGCTGACGGAGATTTTGGCCGCGCAGAGCCACTGA
- the murA gene encoding UDP-N-acetylglucosamine 1-carboxyvinyltransferase produces the protein MDRLVIIGGTPLKGRIRVSGAKNAALPCIAAALLTPEPVTLSHLPAVSDIRTMLKVLEALGCAVERTSDEDGLQYTALIRAADLEAGGMKAPYDLVKTMRASILVLGPLLARFGHATVSLPGGCAIGARPINLHLEALARMGAHIEIVQGYVEARVPGGRLQAIDHTFEKVSVGATENTLLAATLASGTSILRNVAMEPEIGDLAELLNKMGARIEGIGTSTLTIQGVEALHGTSHATIPDRIEAGTHLCAVAIAGGDVVLERVRPDDLRSLIDLLERMGCLITERDGADGRQLRIQREPSQKLRARDITTAPFPAFPTDLQAQAMAVMTQAHGISVIKETIFENRFQHAMELERLGANLRIDGGGSTAIVAGPAKLTGCTVMATDLRASATLVLAGLVAEGETTVDRIYHLDRGYAGLEKKLQGVGARIERVGGGSV, from the coding sequence GTGGATCGTCTTGTCATCATCGGGGGCACTCCGCTCAAAGGCCGCATCCGCGTGTCCGGCGCCAAGAATGCCGCGCTGCCCTGCATCGCCGCGGCCCTGCTCACGCCGGAACCCGTGACCCTGTCGCATCTGCCCGCGGTGTCGGATATCCGCACCATGCTGAAGGTGCTGGAGGCCTTGGGCTGCGCCGTGGAGCGGACCTCCGACGAAGACGGCCTGCAGTACACGGCCTTGATCCGCGCGGCGGATCTGGAAGCGGGCGGGATGAAGGCTCCCTACGACCTGGTGAAGACCATGCGCGCCAGCATTTTGGTGCTGGGGCCGCTGCTGGCCCGTTTCGGCCATGCCACGGTCTCCCTGCCCGGCGGCTGCGCCATCGGCGCCCGGCCCATCAATCTGCATCTGGAGGCCCTCGCCCGCATGGGGGCCCACATCGAGATCGTGCAGGGCTACGTGGAAGCCAGGGTGCCGGGCGGCAGGCTCCAGGCCATCGACCACACCTTCGAGAAGGTGAGCGTCGGCGCCACAGAGAACACGCTGCTCGCCGCGACCCTGGCCAGCGGCACCTCGATCCTCCGCAACGTGGCCATGGAGCCCGAGATCGGCGATCTCGCTGAGCTGCTCAACAAGATGGGCGCGCGCATCGAAGGGATAGGCACCTCGACGCTGACCATCCAAGGCGTGGAGGCCCTGCACGGCACCTCGCACGCCACGATCCCTGACCGCATCGAGGCCGGGACGCACCTTTGCGCCGTGGCCATCGCCGGCGGCGACGTGGTGCTGGAGCGGGTCCGGCCCGACGACCTGCGGTCGCTCATCGACCTGCTGGAACGCATGGGATGCCTCATCACCGAGCGCGACGGGGCCGATGGCCGGCAGCTCCGCATCCAGCGGGAGCCCTCCCAGAAACTCCGCGCCCGGGACATCACCACCGCGCCGTTCCCGGCCTTCCCCACGGATCTGCAGGCCCAGGCGATGGCCGTGATGACCCAGGCCCACGGCATCAGCGTCATCAAAGAGACCATCTTCGAGAACCGCTTCCAGCACGCCATGGAACTCGAGCGGCTCGGCGCCAATCTCCGCATCGATGGCGGCGGCAGCACGGCCATCGTCGCGGGCCCTGCCAAACTCACCGGCTGCACCGTGATGGCGACGGATCTGCGCGCCTCGGCGACCCTGGTGCTCGCGGGCCTGGTGGCCGAGGGCGAGACCACCGTGGACCGCATCTACCACCTGGACCGCGGCTACGCCGGCCTTGAAAAAAAGCTGCAGGGCGTCGGCGCCCGCATCGAGCGGGTCGGCGGTGGCAGCGTCTAG
- the proB gene encoding glutamate 5-kinase, with protein sequence MRCLVIKLGSSTVTSAGGEPSPVLGAYAALCARLQALGWSPVIVTSGAVGSGRGLLGLTNKKLTLVEKQAAAAVGQSRLMETYRQHFEAAGLTVAQILLSRADISERGRCNNARHALEFLLKAKVVPLVNENDTVATEELKFGDNDLLSALVANLLGAERLVIMTDTGGLYTADPRLDPDATLVAQVAQVTPELLSTAGESRSGVGTGGMASKLMAARIASEGGVRVTIAHGQHPERILDLLDGETVGTTVLPAPSRRVSRKSWIAYGVVPSGKVIVDEGAAHAMVREGRSLLPVGIHRVEGMFEAGEVVQICRADGTEIGRGLVALDAGDLRQVIGCTTPELRQRLGSETSSEAIHRDDLTVTVVGVS encoded by the coding sequence ATGCGCTGCTTGGTGATCAAACTCGGGTCCAGCACCGTGACGTCGGCTGGGGGCGAGCCCAGCCCGGTGCTCGGCGCCTACGCGGCGCTGTGCGCGCGGCTCCAGGCCTTGGGCTGGTCGCCGGTGATCGTCACTTCCGGCGCGGTGGGCTCCGGGCGGGGCCTGCTCGGATTGACGAACAAGAAGCTGACACTCGTCGAAAAACAGGCCGCCGCCGCAGTGGGACAAAGCCGGTTGATGGAAACCTATCGCCAGCACTTCGAGGCGGCCGGGCTCACGGTGGCGCAGATCCTGTTGAGCCGGGCGGACATCTCGGAACGGGGTCGCTGCAACAATGCCCGCCACGCGCTGGAATTCCTGCTCAAGGCCAAGGTCGTGCCCCTCGTCAACGAGAACGACACGGTGGCCACCGAGGAGCTGAAGTTCGGCGACAACGATCTGTTGTCGGCGCTGGTGGCCAACCTGCTCGGGGCCGAGCGGCTGGTCATCATGACGGACACGGGCGGGCTCTACACCGCGGACCCGCGCCTCGATCCGGACGCGACGCTGGTGGCCCAGGTGGCCCAGGTGACGCCGGAGCTGCTCAGCACCGCCGGGGAATCCCGCTCGGGGGTCGGCACCGGAGGGATGGCTTCCAAGCTCATGGCCGCACGGATCGCGTCCGAAGGCGGCGTGCGCGTGACCATCGCCCACGGCCAGCACCCGGAGCGCATCCTCGATCTGCTGGACGGGGAGACGGTCGGCACCACGGTCCTGCCTGCGCCGAGCCGCCGGGTCAGCCGCAAGAGCTGGATCGCCTATGGGGTGGTGCCGAGCGGGAAGGTGATCGTCGATGAAGGCGCCGCCCACGCGATGGTGCGCGAAGGCCGCAGCCTGCTGCCGGTGGGCATCCACCGGGTGGAGGGGATGTTCGAGGCGGGCGAGGTCGTCCAGATCTGCCGGGCCGACGGGACGGAGATCGGCCGCGGCCTCGTGGCCCTGGATGCGGGCGATCTGCGGCAGGTCATCGGCTGCACGACCCCGGAGCTGCGGCAGCGGCTGGGCAGCGAAACTTCGTCCGAAGCGATCCACCGGGATGATCTGACCGTGACGGTAGTAGGTGTTTCCTAG
- a CDS encoding glutamate-5-semialdehyde dehydrogenase, whose product MELWETPVDALAKAAKAAWPVLARTPGAQRDRLLRRMADALLEHAGDIQAANGQDLLAGEAAGLGAALLDRLALTPERLSEAAEGLRQIAGLPDPLGQVAGGWKRPDGLEIRQVTVPLGVIGIIFEARPNVTVDAAGLCLKSGNAVVLRGGKEAILTNRALAAVLKRTLADEGLPPHLLQLVGTPDRSELDKMLRLRGDLDLIIPRGGKGLIDHVVQNSQVPVIETGAGVCHLYVEASAEVPMAVAIALNAKTQRPSVCNALETLLIARAAVETHLVPMLQALHDAGVALRGCPETVKRFAAAVPAQESDWETEYMDLILAVKIVEDVDEAIDHIRRYGTRHSEAILTHDLHTARRFQQEVDAACVYVNASTRFTDGGQFGFGAEIGISTQKLHARGPMGLKALTSTKYLVEGDGHVRS is encoded by the coding sequence ATGGAGCTTTGGGAAACCCCGGTCGATGCCCTGGCGAAGGCCGCCAAGGCGGCTTGGCCCGTGCTGGCCCGCACCCCGGGCGCGCAACGCGATCGCCTGCTCCGCAGGATGGCCGATGCCCTGTTGGAACACGCCGGGGACATCCAGGCTGCCAATGGCCAGGATCTGCTTGCGGGCGAGGCCGCGGGCTTAGGCGCAGCGCTGCTCGACCGCCTGGCCCTGACGCCGGAACGGTTGAGCGAAGCGGCCGAAGGCCTCCGTCAAATCGCCGGCCTGCCTGATCCCCTGGGCCAGGTGGCCGGTGGGTGGAAGCGCCCGGATGGCCTGGAAATCCGCCAGGTCACGGTGCCCCTGGGCGTGATCGGGATCATCTTCGAGGCCCGGCCCAATGTCACGGTCGATGCGGCGGGCCTGTGCCTCAAGAGCGGCAATGCCGTGGTCCTGCGGGGCGGCAAGGAAGCGATCCTGACCAACCGGGCGCTGGCGGCCGTTCTGAAACGTACGCTGGCAGACGAAGGGCTGCCGCCGCACCTGCTGCAACTGGTCGGCACGCCGGACCGGAGCGAACTCGACAAAATGCTGAGGCTGCGGGGCGATCTCGACCTCATCATCCCCCGCGGCGGCAAAGGCTTGATCGATCACGTCGTCCAGAACAGCCAGGTGCCCGTGATCGAGACCGGCGCCGGTGTCTGCCATTTGTACGTCGAAGCCTCGGCCGAGGTGCCGATGGCCGTCGCCATCGCGCTCAACGCCAAGACCCAGCGGCCTTCGGTGTGCAATGCGCTGGAGACGCTGCTCATCGCCCGTGCTGCCGTGGAGACCCACCTGGTGCCGATGCTGCAGGCTTTGCATGATGCTGGCGTGGCCCTGCGGGGCTGCCCGGAAACCGTGAAACGCTTTGCCGCCGCGGTCCCAGCGCAGGAATCCGATTGGGAAACGGAATACATGGACCTGATCCTGGCGGTGAAGATCGTCGAGGATGTGGACGAGGCGATCGACCATATCCGCCGCTACGGCACGCGGCACTCGGAGGCGATCCTGACGCATGATTTGCACACCGCCCGGAGGTTCCAGCAGGAGGTCGACGCCGCCTGCGTCTATGTGAACGCCTCGACGCGGTTCACCGACGGCGGGCAGTTCGGCTTCGGCGCCGAGATCGGCATCAGCACGCAGAAGCTGCACGCGCGCGGGCCCATGGGCTTGAAGGCCCTGACCAGCACCAAGTATCTGGTCGAGGGCGATGGGCATGTGCGCAGTTGA